In Apium graveolens cultivar Ventura chromosome 10, ASM990537v1, whole genome shotgun sequence, the following are encoded in one genomic region:
- the LOC141692745 gene encoding uncharacterized protein LOC141692745, which translates to MDSHRTRTSVDTHNFVHRNGGSEKIRYGSEKVKTPCCTQRAGTKVHLKDISDGLTTSKELLKILDYTWELDDRSCTTKSLVAALKCELEQTQAKVGKLIQQQEVKESKIDCLMKKFAKERFSWKTKEQERIQNAVKSMARELEVEKKLKVQFQRLNRKLGKELAITKASLFTIEKVFDSANTKSTKSNKQVQKERQMFDAANISREARVQMKLSEAKSSVVDKLRCELETCLIARIGENLNESANSNKINELIESCRKGDDTEIEDSIDSDLQSIEFNIDSNCKTYEWRYAAASRKQDYEDEIQRCI; encoded by the exons ATGGATAGTCACAGAACAAGAACATCAGTGGATACGCATAATTTTGTTCACAGGAATGGTGGATCAGAGAAGATAAGATATGGCTCAGAGAAG GTCAAAACTCCATGCTGCACACAGAGAGCTGGAACTAAAGTTCATCTCAAGGATATCAGTGATGGTCTTACTACGTCTAAAGAGCTGCTCAAAATACTCGACTACACGTGGGAGTTGGATGATAGAAGTTGCACAACGAAATCCCTTGTTGCAGCATTAAAATGTGAGCTTGAACAAACTCAAGCTAAGGTTGGAAAGTTAATTCAACAACAGGAGGTTAAAGAAAGTAAGATCGATTGCCTCATGAAGAAATTTGCAAAAGAAAGATTTTCATGGAAAACGAAAGAGCAAGAAAGAATTCAAAATGCAGTGAAGTCCATGGCGAGAGAGCTAGAAGTAGAGAAGAAACTGAAAGTCCAATTTCAGAGGCTAAACAGGAAGCTAGGAAAAGAATTAGCCATTACAAAGGCAAGTCTCTTTACTATTGAGAAAGTGTTTGACAGTGCAAACACGAAATCAACAAAATCTAACAAACAAGTGCAGAAGGAGAGGCAAATGTTTGATGCAGCTAACATCTCCCGTGAGGCCAGAGTTCAAATGAAGCTCTCAGAAGCTAAAAGTTCTGTTGTGGACAAGCTACGATGTGAGCTGGAAACGTGCTTGATAGCTCGAATAGGTGAAAATTTAAATGAGTCAGCTAACTCCAATAAAATCAATGAACTGATAGAGTCATGTCGAAAAGGGGATGATACAGAAATAGAGGATTCAATTGATAGTGATCTTCAGTCCATTGAGTTCAACATTGATAGTAATTGCAAGACTTATGAGTGGCGTTATGCAGCCGCATCGCGTAAACAAGATTATGAAGATGAAATTCAAAGATGCATATGA